A stretch of DNA from Globicephala melas chromosome 19, mGloMel1.2, whole genome shotgun sequence:
AGGTAGCCGGGAAGAGTGATATGAAATGAGGAAGGAGTTGGCAGGGGCCGGATGGCACAGGGTCTTGTGGGCCATGGGGAGGACCTCCGTTCTACTCTAAGACAGGAGCCATGAGAGGGATGTGAGCCTGCTTGGATATAAGAAGCTCcctctggctgcagtgtggagaaCAGACTGTAGGGGGTGAGGGCAGAAACAGGGGCAGGGATTGGTTAGATCTGCCTCTGGGGCCCATGCCCACCAGCTCCCTTTCCAGGGTAATAGGCTGGGGTCCTGCATACGGGCTTCTATAGCAAGAGACTCTACTGGTTCTCAAGCCTCGGTAAACACCAGAATCACCTTACTGGAAATGAAGGTCCCCAGGCTCCACGCTTAGAGACTGCTTCAGTAGAGCTGGGGTGAAGCCAGAAAGCCTGAGGACCTCGCTTGGAAAAACCTGGAAGGCTTCAAGGGTATCCCCAGCTCTTCTGGCTCAAGATTTTACAATTCAAAGGCTCcaacttcaaattatttttccaaaagtcAGGCGCTCCAGTTCTAAGCGTTTCCCTGAAGGAACGAAGAGCAGAGCTTGGCTCCACAGCCTCTGGTCTAAATCACTTTATAGAAAAGCAAACTGAAGTTTGTTTCTCAGATTTTAGGATTCAGAGTCTGATCCAAATGTTTGGAATCCCCCTTCCTTGTCGCATCTTgttcggagcctcagtttcttcacctgtaaaatgggtctcCTGACTGCCCACCAGGTGGTGGGGTTTGAAGTTTAAATTAGATGCATCCATTTAGCTAATGTACAGAGAGTACCAACTGCTTGTGCCAGATGCTGGGGCTGTGGCAGGACCATAACTGGCCCAGTCCTGGGGGTCGATATCACTATGGTATTTCTAGTCTCTTCAATCCAGATTCTGAGAGTCTGCCTTCCCAAGTGGCAGATTCAGGACCAGTATTAGAGTTCCCAAATTCTGCGCATCCTTGGTGACCTTGTGAGCCAGAGGACCGAGGTGACAGATATCGCATCTCCAAAACGCCAATCTGGTTAATTCCAAATTTGTGCCAAATCAAACTTGCTCAAGCAGGACGTGTTGAATGACTGAACCTGACAGATCTGCTGCCAGGATTGGAAACCTCAAAGAGGCAGATGCTGGGGCTCCAGGGTTTGTGTCTGGTTGCAGCGCCAACCCTCGAGTCCCTGATCCTGTCACTCAAGTGTACCCCAGcagggaagaggaagcaggaagcaggctggggagagggcagaAGAGCTTCTCAGTGGAGAGTTCTGAGAAGCATTAGTGTCCAGGACGTGACCTTGGGTAAATAATCTAAGTCTGCTTCCTCAGCTTAAAGTGGGGATGACAACAGTGCCTGCCTCCGAGGACTGCATGTGAGAATTCAGCAAATCAAGAGCTCAACCAGTCCTCcggggaggcaggagagagccAGACCATGTGGGTGGGAGTCACGGAGACCTGGGTGAAAATCCTGACTCCTCACGGGGTTGAGGATGCAAAAAGGCGCATGTAGAGCTGTGCTTGACAAATGGCAACGGTCACGGTCATTGTTCTTACTGTGGAAGATTAGAGGATAGGAGGAGGGTGTTGGGGAAATTGTGTGTGAGTGACAGGGACAGGGGCGGGGCAAGCAGAGGACAGGGAGGGAGTCCCCCCCCAACCCGGGGAAGCCCTCTGTCACTCATCCagaccaccctcccacccccacagcttcctgatgggagaagGCAGGCTCCAGTATGAGGGCCGGGGCTGGAACACCTTGGGCGCCCACTCAGGTCCCACCTAGAACCCCATATCCCTCGGCATCTCCTTCATGGGTAACTACGTGGGTAAGTGACTGTCCAGCCATCAGCTAGGGGGCTGACATGGAGCCCGGGGGTTGGCACCGCGTGGTGAGTAGTTGCTGGGAGGCTCTGCCACCTGGAAGCTCTGTGGCCTCGGACAAATGACcctgcttctctgagccttgtttcCTCTTTTGGATAAAGGCCATTTGCAACCACATGGTCTCAGTGAAGATTAGTCTGTCTCTATAAAAGCTCCTAGACCAGCCCATGGCACCTGAGAAGTGCTTGAGAAATGCCAGTATTGCTGCGGCTCGGCTGGGGAGGTCTGGGGGCAGATGAGGGCGAATAAGCAGTAATCTTGACAGCTGACACTTGCTGAGGGCTTACTCTGTACATAAAATAACTCTTTTGATTATCCCACAGCCCTGTGGGCATGTGTCATTCtcccctttcacagatgaggaaactgaggcacacagaggttcTGTCATTCtcccctttcacagatgaggaaactgaggcacagagaggttaagtcactgcTTGGTGGCGGCAGGCTGGGTTCTGGGCCCTAGCGGGCCAGCTCAGAGTACAAAATCAGAAGCACTACCCACACCCCCTCTGCCCTTCGAGGAAGCCCCAGCCTAACTCCTGCCTCTACCTCCCACAGATCGGGTGCCCCCGCCCCGCGCCATCAGGGCAGCCCAGAGTCTGCTGGCTTGCGGCGTGGCTCAGGGATTCTTGACTCCTAGCTACGAGGTCAAAGGACACCGGGATGTGTAGCAGACGCTTTCTCCAGGCTACCAGCTCTACGAAATCATCCGGCAATGGTCACACTACCACCGCGTGTAAGGCCCTGTCCGTCttctcacacacacccccaccccatcagAAACCccactgcctccccctcccccaataaaGGCAAACCTCAAACTGTATTTGTGTCCTgccatccccctccccaccctctctctcccccataaGATCCCAGCCATCGCCCCCCAACCTCCCAGAACTCTGACCTTGCTCAGAACCCAGAGGCCCCAACCCTGAACCAAGACCCCAGAGATCCCAGCTTGGAAGCCAAATCACAGCTCAGAACCCAGAGGCCCCAGGTCACAGCACAGGAATAACACCAAGTCAGCTGAGATGTCACCACCAGAAGCTCAGGGGTCCTCACCTCCCGGGCAGTAAGCCATGCGGCAAGACACCCCCTCTCTACCACACCGCCAAAGACATCCTGGGCAGCATCTCTGCTTGAACTCCTCTGGGGACAAGCTGCTCACTCCCACCCCTCAGGTTCCCCCCCCTCCATTGCTTTAGAGAGTGCGGGAGTTTTTTCTGAGCCTGTACTCCAATCTGCCGCCCAGTCATAGGCATGGCCAGAAATACACACA
This window harbors:
- the PGLYRP1 gene encoding LOW QUALITY PROTEIN: peptidoglycan recognition protein 1 (The sequence of the model RefSeq protein was modified relative to this genomic sequence to represent the inferred CDS: deleted 1 base in 1 codon; substituted 3 bases at 3 genomic stop codons), coding for MTRRCALLAWALSAVLSLGAAQEASVSCIPIVPRREWKALASERNQRXDGPVRYAVVSHAAGSAWDTPASCLKQVQNVQHYHVRTLGWCDVGYDFLMGEGRLQYEGRGWNTLGAHSGPTXNPISLGISFMGNYVDRVPPPRAIRAAQSLLACGVAQGFLTPSYEVKGHRDVXQTLSPGYQLYEIIRQWSHYHRV